In Micropterus dolomieu isolate WLL.071019.BEF.003 ecotype Adirondacks linkage group LG01, ASM2129224v1, whole genome shotgun sequence, the sequence TCCGCTATGTGGCGCTCTTCTAGTCTTGCTGACCACACAAAGAGCTTTACACAACATCACATTCACACGCATTCATACACATTTAcagagcaatttggggttcagtatctgtCTCTTCACTATCTAAAACTTAATACAGTTTTTCATAGTTTAGGAGGACAAATTAAAGTCCGTAACAGAACTGCATTAGATGTGAATTTATTGTGCCAAGCAGGGGAATACTTTCATAagtcatgttttctgtttcttaaGGGGATGTAATAACCACAATATTGCTGTAAATATGAGAGTTTAGCTTCTGGAATTCATGTCATTCAGTGTTGatttgaaaacacaacagatgcctgtattaacattttcatttcattagtGGCAGTAATGTTCCCACCAGTCACAAGAAGCAGGTATTGTTGGGATTTGCGGTGCGCAATGTCAGGAATGTTAATGCAGTCGTGTGTAGGTCTTGTGCAAAGTTTTAGTGTGGTGGGTTTAGGTTTACTTTCACTTGATGTCATTTGATGTCATAAATAGCTTTAACAGCAGCATATAAGTCCACATGCAGATGGTCGCACTGATGAGTTAAATGCATAAAACATATCAGTTAGCTGTGAATTGGAAATGTTTTTGATCACTATAAGATAATGGTTTAATGCGATGCAATCAGATGGAATATGAAGACTTTCGTGACCCAAACTGAGGTTTAAAACACAACAGGGTGGGATGTTTCTCAGTCTTATCTAAAGTCCTACTCTTCCCACAACAGAAAATAAGAGGAATACTTATGACCGATTCGGCAAAGAAGGCctttcaggaggaggaggaggaggaggaggtaagGAGATGACTttcaaaaaaataagaaatgacGATTAAAAATAAGCTATTCTCTAGCTAGTCTCTGTAGACGTAATGTACCTACGCTGTACTGAAGATAATGTAGTCACCAAGGGTAAAATATTAATGGTTATTTATTCTGATGAAGTACATGAAGTACATGATGAAAAGCTTGGTATTTTTTATGACTTATATAGTGTATGagctttattgttgtttaatgttttaaaggaGGCCATTACGATCACTTTGGCGGCGGTGGCGGCTTCACATTCCGTAATCCCGAGGACGTTTTCAGGGAATTCTTTGGTGGCAGAGATCCATTTGCAGATTTATTTGGTAAGtccatttgtttttctggcGAGGCACtcatgtgatttctttttttcaatgaGTTGGACGAAAGAGGGACTGGAGAGAGTCATAAGAGTGGGAAGGAGGCAGTGGCTATTATTAGCTGCATAATTTTATCTGGTCTGAAATATACACAGATGACCTGGGGAGGCTCAAGAGAGATGGGGAGAGAAGGAGAACATCCTGTAGGTGCCAGTTTTATAGAATACAAAACACTGATATTTCTATTTCCTAATTAGTTTTCCCTGTTAACAGTTAGCTAGCAGCTCCTACTGTGTAGAAATGTTGAAGATAGAGCATTAGACCCAGAAAACCTTCTGTAAAGCCTCGTGTTAATCCCCTACAGCACTGTAATGTGCATCTCCAATACTCTAAGCACTGTTCACCTCGGGAGGTCATCTGACACTAAATGTCACCTGTTGGAAACACACCGAGTATCTCTGCTGAATGACGACCTCAGCTTCATTATGCAGCCCTCATCTGTTAACCACATTTAGACCACTTAATTTActctatttaaaaaaactctTTAATCATCTTATCCTTATCATCAATTCAAAAGCATCATACAGTAATTACAGAATCATTTTCAGGTAGTggtaacccctaaccctaaccctcagtaaaaaggaaaaaaaagtatattaaaAAGATGAAACACATAAATACATCTACACATACAgatataaataaacacagccaGCTTAGTTAACCTAAAGTAGTATGAGAAATTTCAAGTACATGTTGAGTTAACAAACAGCAGGTGAACCATTTCATCtgcatttttttccttcaaaaaAACTACcttgcaactattttgatattcGATTAACAGgctatgtgttttgttttttttgcaaaataaaaaaaatcgtCTCAGTTGTGAGGATTTAGTGCTTTTCCCATGTGAGAAACTAATTATGATTGGGTTACTTTAAgtaaacaagcaatttgaagacatcgCTTTGGGAAATTGTGATTTGCATTTTTCCCCCCTGATGATTTATAGATTAATCAGTCAGTCTTTTAATTGAGAAAATTATAGAGattcatcaataataaaaataatcaacagtGGTAGCCCTACATCTTAGTTTGTTGCAATATGAATTTGACTcgtttcaaaacattttgaccGCTGTGGACACATTTCTGCAGCCACTTCTTAGTGATTGTTTCAAAGCAGTTACTCTTAATATAACCAGCCTGTGAAGCCAAAGACAGATTTCCACATGTGTGGACAAGAAAGATAAAATATTCTCAATAGACATTCATCGCTTTTGTCCACTACATCTCTCTGCATTTTCCTTACGAGTGAAAATGATGGCAGCTGTTTGGTTTTTATAAAACCCCTTGAAAGCTGTTGTACTGCTGACCACTGGCTGTTGGTTTTAGTGAGTTTCTCATAGTGCCTAACAGTTGATTGTATTAGAAGTGTTGTATAAAGTATAGTTGTAGGAGTTTAGCCCCTATCCACGGCTGTCTGGGTTGAGCAAAAGGCTGATTGGAAGGCATGTGTAGTTCACCCCGTGTAGCTCTAAATATGGAGTTCAGACGCAGACAGGATGGATTTGAGCGTCTACATCACTCAACtggaatgctttcaaaaatagctTCCGtattaaaacaaaagcagatgTAATAACgccaagtgtgtgtgcgtcGTCCGTCTCTGTGTGTCAGAACACATGTGAAACATGGGACGATGCGAGCACTCGAGCGTGGGTGTATAACATAAACTtattgaaaaaatgtaaattaatgtaCAAGTTATTAGAAACGATGCTTAAAAAGCCAACTCATCAACTCTTATATCACCTAGTTTGTACAAACTTCCTTCATGACTCTGACATGTATTACTGTTGTATTTATTAACATACGAGAAAGTGGTGGAGCACAGCTGTTGCTGTTTACTCTCTTCAGTAAACAAGGACTGTTTAAAAAAAGCCTGGAGAGTAAAGTTCAAGTTCTATTTTGACTTGGGACAACCTTTATTATGCTTGATTGGTATGCAGCAGGATATGCCAAAACATCCATCGTGTCAGGTGTGTTTCATCTCTATATTAAGTGTTTTTCCTTGGATAGACTTCTGTAACAAACTAGTTTGGTTTTCTTGACTTTCCTCCGCATGGCAGCTATAGAAAGAGGGTCcagatatgttttttaaaaaaaaaatctcacacCGCCTCTAGCCGCCAGTGCTTGTCCAGCCGCTTGTCTTGGTGAGCAGCAGCTGGCCCGGTGGATCTGTCACTCAAACAGAATGGGTGGGGGTGTGCGCGCTGTTGAGACAAATACGGGTTCACACAATGACGAGGGCTTAGTCGTCTGCCAAGAACAGCACACACTCATTCTCAAATGAACATGTGAAGAAGTAGATAAGACGGATATATCAACAAGCTTTATATACACACTTTTTGTTGGACATACTGCAGCAATATAAATATCTCCCAGGTCAGCTCCCATAATTGGACTTGTCATAGTTTGATTTGAACAGTTAATGTTTTTCTCAGCTTTTGTACATTATGGTGTATTTGCACATACTGAAAACTCAACGACACTGTTAAACGTTATGTATGTATGGCACATTCTTCACTGATTTAATCTCAGTCTTTGTGCTTGACAGGTCTTTGAATGTTCTCTCAGAGCACAGAAGCGTGAGAGCGCTTTACCTTAACTTTCCTCCTATCTCTTTGTGAACACCAATCatgtacaaaaaaattaaaccagAATTCCAATGTAGCCTGTCTTTCTTCCACTGATGTCTCCTGTCTTACTGACAACATTGTAAGAGCACAGCTGTCCCCTCTAATGTCTTCTTCTAAGTTAATGCACAATAACGCAGTTacaacacttttattttaagcTTTCTGTCGGAGGGAACAAGTGAAGCTTTCTTGTTGCTGCCTCTGTACATTCAAGGTTGAGGGAGGAACCTTTCAGCAAATGGTGCCAGTGATCCAGCCTTATCCTGCTGGGCTGACCCAGATTGGCAGCGTGCAATTAGTAGCATGTCCACAGGGTTTTACATGAGAATTAGAGGTGGGCACTTTGACAGTTTAGATTGTCCCATAAATTACAAACCTGTAATAATacgtcagtgttgtgtttatagcttCTTTCTCTTTATAGCTACTTCCAAGTGACCCAAATATTTGTTTAGACGCTGGTTTAAAGTTGCTTCTCAGGTTCTCATTCACAATTTCTAATTTGTATTACATTTCCCTCCACAGCTGACGACCCCTTTGAGGATTTCTTCGGTCGCAGTCGCCAGAGGGGCGCAAGCCGAAGCAGGATGGGGGGACCGCGTTTTGGTTTTGGGGGTTTTCCAGCATTTGGGCCTGGTTTCTCAGGGTTCGATTCAGGTGCGTAACTCCACATATAGTACTGGATGCATTATGAATTTATGATGATTTTTGACTAAGGTTTGTCTTGAACATGTGCTCTTCTTCTAGGTTTTAACTCATTTGGAGACATGGGTGGAGGAGGGTTcacttccttctcctcttcatcttttgGCGGTGGGGGAGGAGGAATGGGTAACTTCAGATCTGTGTCGACCTCCACCAAGGTCATCAACGGCAGAAAAATTACTACAAAACGGTATTTAAATGTCAAAcctattttctttcttgctaAGAGAGATGAGAAGGTCAATTCCACTGTCATGCctgtacggtaaatatgaagctacagcctgccgacggttagcttagcttagcataaagactggaaacaggggaatcGGCTAGTCTGGCCAAGTGTGTAGTCTGCACTAGGCATTAGGGTTATAGTTGGTGATCTGTGTGAAGCCTCTACAGACAGAAGAAGAGC encodes:
- the dnajb6b gene encoding dnaJ homolog subfamily B member 6b isoform X3; translation: MVEYYQILGVQKNATQEDIKKAYRKLALKWHPDKNPDNKDEAERRFKELSEAYEVLSDENKRNTYDRFGKEGLSGGGGGGGGGGHYDHFGGGGGFTFRNPEDVFREFFGGRDPFADLFADDPFEDFFGRSRQRGASRSRMGGPRFGFGGFPAFGPGFSGFDSGFNSFGDMGGGGFTSFSSSSFGGGGGGMGNFRSVSTSTKVINGRKITTKRIVENGQERVEVEEDGQLKSLTVNEMSSILSLAIQKSTLQNFI
- the dnajb6b gene encoding dnaJ homolog subfamily B member 6b isoform X4 yields the protein MVEYYQILGVQKNATQEDIKKAYRKLALKWHPDKNPDNKDEAERRFKELSEAYEVLSDENKRNTYDRFGKEGLSGGGGGGGGGGHYDHFGGGGGFTFRNPEDVFREFFGGRDPFADLFADDPFEDFFGRSRQRGASRSRMGGPRFGFGGFPAFGPGFSGFDSGFNSFGDMGGGGFTSFSSSSFGGGGGGMGNFRSVSTSTKVINGRKITTKRIVENGQERVEVEEDGQLKSLTVNGKEQLLRLDNK
- the dnajb6b gene encoding dnaJ homolog subfamily B member 6b isoform X5, with protein sequence MVEYYQILGVQKNATQEDIKKAYRKLALKWHPDKNPDNKDEAERRFKELSEAYEVLSDENKRNTYDRFGKEGLSGGGGGGGGHYDHFGGGGGFTFRNPEDVFREFFGGRDPFADLFADDPFEDFFGRSRQRGASRSRMGGPRFGFGGFPAFGPGFSGFDSGFNSFGDMGGGGFTSFSSSSFGGGGGGMGNFRSVSTSTKVINGRKITTKRIVENGQERVEVEEDGQLKSLTVNGKEQLLRLDNK
- the dnajb6b gene encoding dnaJ homolog subfamily B member 6b isoform X6 codes for the protein MVEYYQILGVQKNATQEDIKKAYRKLALKWHPDKNPDNKDEAERRFKELSEAYEVLSDENKRNTYDRFGKEGLSGGGGGGGGGGHYDHFGGGGGFTFRNPEDVFREFFGGRDPFADLFADDPFEDFFGRSRQRGASRSRMGGPRFGFGGFPAFGPGFSGFDSGFNSFGDMGGGGFTSFSSSSFGGGGGGMGNFRSVSTSTKVINGRKITTKRIVENGQERVEVEEDGQLKSLTVNGGCFVVSL